In Diceros bicornis minor isolate mBicDic1 chromosome 13, mDicBic1.mat.cur, whole genome shotgun sequence, the sequence CACACCTCATCAGACGCTCAGCCTCCCATCTGGTCTCTTCGCCTCCAGCCTCTTGCCTCTCTAGTCGATCTGCTGCTACCCTGATCTAAACACAGAATCTGaccatgtcactcccctgctgaAAAATTTTCAAAGGCTCCCTGTTGTCTCTAGAAAGATCCGAGCTCGTGAGCCTGGCAAATCAAGTCGTCTACAATCTGACCTCATCTGCCGCCTTTGTCTCAGTCCCTCGACACTCTGCCCTAGCCACAGTGACTAATAACAgtaacaaccaccaccacagctCACACTCACACAGCACTTATATGTGCCTGGTGTGTCCTAAGAACTTTCCGTATATTAGCTCATGTCATTCTTAGTAGAAAAACACCGAAAGTCTTGCACTTCCCAGAAAGGACCATATCCACTTGCCTTTGGATCTTTGCACCCGCGGTTTTCTTGTCCTGGTATCCAGCCATCCTTCCAGCCACCTGATACTTATTTACTGACCATCaatttgtgccaggcactatcctaAATACCAGGGATCCAAACACGAGTGAGACATGGTACCTGCTCGCAGTGCATAGAGTCCAGTGCAGGAGACGGACACCTGAAGAGTCAGTAAGGTAAGTGCAGTGATGGAGACGTGACGGGTGCACAGAGGACCAGCCCTAATCCAGCCTGAGGCCTGCCCCTCCTGGCCAGCTGGAGGCTGGCCCCCTCTAGGAAGCCTCCTGACTTTGCCGGGCTGGGTGAGGTCCCTCTTCTGTGCCCCTGCAGTCCCTTTTCTGCCCATTTCACACCCTGACCACCCTGTCTGGGGACGGTCTGCCTGGCTGCCACCTCTGAGCACAGGGAAGGCAGAGAACAGTCTGACCCATCACTGACCCAGCACCCAGGGCGGCCTGGACACAGACTCTTAGGATTTGCTGAGTGGAAAGGCTTGAGGAAAGAAGAGTCGCAAGGAGGGGCACCCTCCTCCCAGGTTGTTCCCTGATGCTCTCCCCAGAGTCAGGCCTGCCCTTGTTCCCTTTCCTGAGCCTGGCTCAGGCCCCTCAGCCCAGAGGGCATCCCATAGGGCCCTGTGGGTAAGGCTGGGGCTGCTGCTCTCAACCCTAGCTCAGGAGCAGCCTGGTTAGAATGGGGGCCCAATATGCCCCCCAAACAGTTTAGAACTGTCTGCCCCAGGCTCCTGAGGAAGGAGCAGGATCCTGGGCAGCTCTGTTGGGGGTAAGAGGGAGGAGGCCCTGCAGCAGCCTCAGGATCCCTGGGTGGCCGGGGGTCAGGTAAGGGTGTCTCTGAGAGTTCCTTTGGTTCCTGAGCCCCTTCTGTAGCCTCTGGGCTATGGGATCCATGAGTGCTACAGTGGAAGGCTTTAGGGATAAATGACTCTAGAGTGGTCTCAAACTAGAGGTATCTGAGGAATATTCCAGGAAGCCTTATGGGGTCTGGTGACagcccaggctggccccttggaCTCTCACTGGGTTAACATAGCTCTTCCTCCCCAGAGCTCTGGAGGGGCAATCATGGGCCCCAACTAGAGGGGCTGGGAATGACAGGGGAAGGACTTGAAATGACGTTCAGCCTCAGCCCCACTCCCAGGCAGAGTGGTTGGGAGCTCTGGCCCCCACACTCTGCTCCTTGCCTTGAAGCCCATCTTAGCTCATGGTGCCTCTGTAGAGGTGGGGCTGGAGGGCAGGGAGCCTTGGGGGCTGACGCTAACAGCTTTGGACAGGGTGGGAATTTCCACTCCTATCTAGGGAGCCATCAACGCTGTGTGCCCTGACCTGGGCCTTTGGCCTCCAAAGGGCAGTgggaaggccggccccagggcCAATCCCTGGCCATTAatccctcctgccagcctgaaTATCCACCCAGCGTGGTCAGACAAAGGactgcccagcccagccactgTGTTCCCCCCGCCCCAGGGGCTCCACTCAGACGCTGGGCCGCCTGGAATCCAGGCCCATGAGAAAGGGGCGCCTTCACTGGCCATCTTATGCCCGGATGCTCAGCCACATCCCGTCCGGCCCACGGCCTGTGAAAAGAGGGCCCAGCCACGCTGAAAACACGGATTAGCCCTTGGGCTACCCCCTCACACCGGCCCAGTCGGCTCTGGGAAGCAGGCCCAATGGAGGGGGCCAGGCAGGCACAGAGAACTGGAAAAGTCTGGGTTCTTACCCCTTTGGCCCAGCTCCCTGTCCCCACCTTCCCCAGGATTAGCACAGCCAACCTGCACATTCAgtgtcatttattcaacatatacTATGTCCCAGGCTCTAGGCATGGACTTAGTCTGCCATGAGAGATAGTAAGAGCCACTATCCATCTGAGAGAGGCTGTAGCAGGGGCCTTCCGAGGGGGCTTCAGCCCTAGGGAGGGTGGGAAAGACAGTGCCTCTGGTTCTGTGCCTGAGTCTAGCTGCAGGGTTGTGAGTTGAAAACATGCAGGCTCCGAGATCACTTCTCTGGCTccgcctctctccttcctttcctggtTTAATACTGGAAATGCCAGTGTGCAGTAGAAAAAAAAGTCTCCTATTACCAAGGCCCAGTGTGGGCCTGGCACATTCACACGTGACCCCATTTGAATCTCATAACAGTGCTGGGAGGGCTCATCATTGCCCCATTTGGCAGGGGAGTAACTGGCCCTGGGTGGCTCAGGCGGTAGAATGCCAGGTGCAAGGGTACTGAGGCGGGACCTGTTTGTGTATAAGCCAGGCTGACTCTTCACTGTTGTGGGGTGACAGCTTGTCTCTAGACCTCCGAGTGtcatcttctccttcctctctgcttctaCAGCCCCTCCCGCCCCCCTCTCTCATAGTTGTAATTGTCTGTGTGTCCATCCTCTCCACCAGACCATGAATCTCTTCATCTCTGTCTTCCCCGAGtgctggcacagggcctggcacagaagtGCTCAGTGAATGATGCGGActaaactgaggccaggagaactGAGCGAGCGATGGATCTGGAACCCCTGTGGAACTGACAGGACTTGCAGAATGCCTGTATGTGGGTGTATGGGGGGGGAGGAGGCGCCGATGAGGTCCATATTTCTGATCTGGGTGGTGAGGGCAATGGGCCATTTGCTGAGGTCTGGAAGGCAGGAAGGGGAGCAGGTGGGGGCTGAGGGTGATGCCCAGTGGACACTTGGATATGCTGACTGAGAGGTCGGGAGAGGGGCTAGGCGTCAACTTTGCAGCTGAAGTTGTGAGAGCTGGAAGAACTCTGGAATAAAGTATTTCTACAGTCTCAGCTTTAAAATATGGTGTTCTTAGCAGGGTCCTGGTGCCGGGGCTCTGAACTCCAGGtttaattccagctctgccacttagtagcGTGTGAAGttgtaagtcacttaacctctcagagcctcagtttcctcctctgcaaaacagagataataacagtaccGACCTCACAAGATGTTCACACTTAAGCGAGAAAATGCATATAAAGTATTTCCCACATACCAAATGCTCACTGTGGTGGCTGTTACATTATCAGCTGAGACTGGAACGGGGAGAGGGGGGGCCTTTGAGCATTTTGAAGCCCTAGGCCACAGGCCTGCTGTGGCGAGCTTTGGTCATCTGTACCTGGGGGcactccacagcatggccagaacTGGGGTGAGGCACCTAAGGCCTCCAATTTAAGGAGGCCCTGGCTCTCAAGTGCCAACTCTCCACTTGCACGGCCCTGAGCATGAGTGCCCCCTTAAATTTTGGCCTTAGGCATTTCACTGCCTCACTTGCCCCCAGCCCTGTTCTCTTGACCTTGCCTGTCCTCAAGACAAGGCTCTTTAAGTCAAGGCTCCCTCACCATCTGGTTCACTCCCAGCCAGGGCTGGCTCTCCTGTCACTTTGGAGAGGTTTCCTGAAATAAGCTCCAGGTGGCACTGCCTCTGGATGGTGGGGGGGTTGGTGTTTCCTGGAGTGAGTTTTTGGTAAAAACTAAGataccttcccccacccccagctccactGAGATGTGAGTGTGGCATCTGTGGGTCAGTAAGCAGCTCTCTCAGACCTCCGGTCTGTGGAAGCACTTGGGGGTCTCTCTCTGACCCAGTAACTGCTTCTTGGAACTCTGGCCTGCGCAGGCCTGTTTTGTGCATCTTCCCAGCGTGCAcactgtgtgtgtgagaaagggaGCCGTTTTTCTAGAACAGAAGGGGCATGGAGAAGCAGCAGCCAGAAAGGCAACTGCAAGTTATGGATGTTCTGCAGGCTCTTCATTTAAAGCAGTTGGTCCTCTGGTTCCCAAATCTGCTGGTTGGACCACTTTTCAcgattttgtttttccaaaggaTGCTCACAAGTGGCCTGGACAGGACACGGTTGTGGAGGAGGTAGTAGAGAGAGGAGATGGTGACCCTGGAGCCACCAAAGGTCCTCCCTTGAGACAAAGCCCGCCTCGCTCTGGCTTCCCCACAGCCTAATGTCTGAGGGTGGGCCTGACACCTTCCTGACCAGCACGGCATTAGGAGGCTGAAGGCTGGCAGGGCGGCCCTAGACAACCCtcacctctgcccagctggggTTGGAAGGACCGGGAGGAGGCtaggagaggaggctggaggagaTGCACTCAGCTGGGAAAAGCGTAGTGGGGAGGGGGCCCGGAGAGTGCGCTGAATGGGTGGATTTGTGATTGGCATTGACCCAAAGAGGAGAGGGTTGAGGGAGGGGTGAAGGGGAAGGGAGCCGATGGAACCTGGTGGGatggggccggggccgggggccTGACTCAAtggaggtggggaaggggtgAGGCTGGGTCTGGGAAAGACTAACGTAAAGCGATGAGACTAAGGGGGGGGGGTGCTGTGAGCATAGTAAGGGGATTGGAAAGCAAATTAGGCGGGAGCCGCTGGCCGGCGGGGAAGGTCCGAGCCCTCTCCCCCGGCTGGGGGACGGGGGAGGGGAGCCATGTCCATATAAGGCCGGTCAGCGGCCCCTGCTCCCTCGGAGCAGCGCGGGCcggggccgccgccgcctccccatGACCGGGCGCAGCGACATGGAGCCGCGCGCCGCGTTCTCGGGCTTCCCGGCCCTGCCCTCGGTCGCgccgtcggggccgccgccgtcGCCGCCCGCCGGAGCCGAGCCGGGGCCGGAGCCCGAGCAGGCGGCCGCGGGCCGCGGGGAGCCGGAGCCCGCGCCCCCGCCGGgcccggggcggcggcggcggcggccgctgCAGCGCGGGAAGCCGCCCTACTCGTACATCGCGCTCATCGCCATGGCGCTGGCGCACGCCCCGGGCCGCCGCCTCACGCTGGCCGCCATCTACCGCTTCATCACCGAGCGCTTCGCCTTCTACCGCGACAGCCCGCGCAAGTGGCAGAACAGCATCCGCCACAACCTCACGCTCAACGACTGCTTCGTGAAGGTGCCCCGCGAGCCGGGCAACCCGGGCAAGGGCAACTACTGGACGCTCGACCCCGCGGCCGCCGACATGTTCGACAACGGCAGCTTCCTGCGGCGCCGCAAGCGCTTCAAGCGCGCCGAGCTGCCCGCGcccgccgccggcccgccgccCTTCCCCTACGCGCCCTacgcgcccgcgcccgcgcccgcgcgcCTCTTCAGCGCCGA encodes:
- the FOXE3 gene encoding forkhead box protein E3 produces the protein MTGRSDMEPRAAFSGFPALPSVAPSGPPPSPPAGAEPGPEPEQAAAGRGEPEPAPPPGPGRRRRRPLQRGKPPYSYIALIAMALAHAPGRRLTLAAIYRFITERFAFYRDSPRKWQNSIRHNLTLNDCFVKVPREPGNPGKGNYWTLDPAAADMFDNGSFLRRRKRFKRAELPAPAAGPPPFPYAPYAPAPAPARLFSADSLGSLPPDLAGLGAPEPPCCAAPDAAFPPCPAAAAPPLYAPGPDRLGLTPARPGPGPLPAEPLLALAGPAAALGPLGPGEAYLRPPGYAPGLERYL